In a genomic window of Roseiflexus castenholzii DSM 13941:
- a CDS encoding ABC transporter ATP-binding protein has protein sequence MATTFTPKTTASVGKVILSARNLHKIFKTPEGNDLLVLDTINLDLAEGEIVALLGRSGSGKSTLLRCLIGLISPSSGEVRYRNRLVTGPMPGMAMVFQSFALFPWLTVLENVELGLEMQGVPEGERRRRALGAIDLIGLDGFESAYPKELSGGMRQRVGFARALVTNPDVLLMDEPFSALDVLTAENLRAELLDLWEERRIPTRAILMVTHNIDEAVLMADRVLILSSNPGRIISSQQIDLPRPRDRNDPAFLAAVETIYRAMTTPEAAFAGAAAVEIDHASLGMRLPEAEVAQIIGLIERVEAGPDRGRDDLPALVAEMQLDADDLFVITDAAELLGFAQTREGDITLLPEGVKLARSDIQERKVIFAEHLMNRVPLVAHIRRVLATRPDHRAPRERFLTELEDFMGAEEAARTLDTAIEWGRYAELFEYDAREGRLRLPENGG, from the coding sequence ATGGCGACCACGTTTACACCAAAGACGACAGCGAGCGTCGGAAAAGTCATCCTGAGCGCCCGCAATCTGCATAAAATCTTCAAGACCCCCGAAGGAAACGATCTGCTGGTTCTGGATACCATCAATCTGGACCTGGCAGAAGGCGAGATTGTCGCACTGCTGGGTCGCTCCGGCTCTGGCAAGTCGACGTTGCTGCGCTGCCTGATCGGGCTGATCTCCCCGTCGAGCGGCGAGGTGCGCTACCGCAACCGGTTGGTGACCGGACCGATGCCGGGGATGGCGATGGTCTTCCAGTCGTTTGCTCTCTTTCCCTGGCTGACGGTGCTGGAGAACGTCGAACTCGGCCTGGAGATGCAGGGCGTCCCGGAAGGCGAACGGCGGCGGCGGGCGCTGGGGGCGATTGATCTGATCGGTCTCGACGGATTCGAAAGCGCATATCCGAAGGAGTTGTCCGGTGGCATGCGCCAGCGAGTCGGGTTTGCCCGCGCCCTGGTGACCAACCCCGACGTGCTGTTGATGGACGAGCCGTTCTCGGCGCTCGATGTGCTGACTGCCGAGAACCTGCGCGCCGAGTTGCTCGATCTGTGGGAAGAGCGACGCATTCCGACGCGGGCAATCCTGATGGTGACGCATAACATCGATGAGGCGGTCCTGATGGCTGATCGGGTGCTCATCCTCAGTTCCAATCCGGGACGGATCATCAGCAGCCAGCAGATCGACCTGCCGCGCCCGCGTGATCGCAATGATCCCGCGTTTCTTGCCGCCGTCGAGACGATCTACCGGGCGATGACGACGCCGGAGGCGGCATTTGCCGGCGCCGCAGCGGTTGAGATTGATCATGCAAGCCTTGGTATGCGGCTCCCGGAAGCGGAGGTGGCGCAGATAATCGGGTTGATCGAACGAGTGGAAGCCGGTCCGGATCGCGGACGTGACGATCTGCCGGCGCTGGTGGCGGAGATGCAACTCGATGCGGACGATCTCTTCGTCATCACCGATGCGGCTGAGTTGCTGGGCTTCGCGCAGACCCGCGAAGGGGACATCACCCTGCTACCGGAAGGCGTGAAACTGGCGCGGAGCGACATCCAGGAGCGCAAGGTCATTTTTGCCGAGCACCTGATGAATCGTGTGCCGCTGGTGGCGCATATCCGGCGCGTGCTCGCCACCCGGCCCGACCATCGTGCGCCGCGTGAGCGGTTCCTTACGGAACTGGAAGATTTCATGGGGGCTGAAGAGGCAGCGCGCACGCTCGATACGGCAATTGAATGGGGGCGCTACGCCGAACTCTTCGAGTACGACGCGCGCGAGGGGCGGCTGCGCCTGCCGGAGAATGGCGGGTGA
- a CDS encoding MgtC/SapB family protein — translation MQDIVTELVRLLGPINLDVIFRLVLTMILCGLVGLERSGHERASGFRPHILVGLGACLVTMAGAYGFADLTGERDALRVASYVVSGIGFMGAGAILRHGTTVRGLTTAATLWGCAGIGVTVATGLGWLAIAGTVLFLVTLTILEWFEMRLNFGSPVSRLRIHLHDDNRAVGKALDALARLGAPVKRATVLPGAGTSALLDVELARALTADQAPLLAKQLLTLKKYVVQVDTTVAPLDEPSDDEELAEAQEGEVAPLNLSDDDLLRDLNDSDEKEKTLAPRA, via the coding sequence ATGCAGGATATTGTCACCGAACTCGTGCGGTTGCTGGGACCGATCAATCTTGATGTGATCTTTCGGCTCGTGCTAACGATGATACTGTGTGGGCTGGTTGGTCTTGAACGTTCGGGTCACGAGCGGGCAAGCGGCTTTCGCCCGCATATTCTGGTGGGGTTGGGCGCCTGCCTAGTGACGATGGCTGGGGCATATGGCTTTGCCGACCTGACCGGCGAGCGCGATGCGCTGCGGGTCGCCAGTTACGTGGTTTCGGGGATCGGGTTTATGGGGGCTGGTGCGATCCTGCGCCACGGCACGACGGTGCGCGGTTTGACGACTGCTGCCACCCTGTGGGGCTGCGCTGGCATTGGCGTCACGGTGGCGACCGGGCTGGGATGGCTGGCGATTGCTGGCACCGTGCTGTTCCTGGTCACACTGACGATTCTTGAGTGGTTCGAGATGCGGCTCAACTTTGGCAGTCCGGTGAGCCGGCTCCGCATCCACCTGCACGACGACAACCGCGCCGTCGGAAAGGCGCTCGATGCGCTCGCTCGCCTGGGTGCGCCGGTCAAACGCGCCACGGTGCTGCCCGGCGCTGGAACCTCGGCGCTGCTGGATGTCGAACTTGCCCGGGCGCTCACCGCCGATCAGGCGCCGCTGCTGGCGAAGCAACTGTTGACGCTCAAAAAGTATGTCGTGCAGGTCGATACCACTGTCGCGCCGCTGGATGAACCTTCCGATGACGAGGAACTGGCTGAAGCGCAAGAGGGAGAAGTGGCGCCACTCAACCTGAGTGACGATGACCTGCTGCGGGATCTCAACGACTCGGACGAAAAAGAGAAAACGCTAGCGCCGCGCGCGTAA
- a CDS encoding SpoIIE family protein phosphatase: MLHIDIAVVKVPRYGASESGDTLEVIERPGGGLSVVLVDGQGSGRGAKTLSNLIATRAISQLKDGARDGIVARAVHDYLYTYRMGQASATLNILSIDFASGSLRVSRNNPAPFFVLSAEQVQLHNEPSTPIGLYPSTRPVITELALHSGLQIVMFTDGLLKAGERYGVDMELGNYLAGWRSESDDPATALAEALLNRAMELDRNEPTDDISIVVAAVVGRTSPHRARRMTVSVPIERIIECHEDGGNGVGD, translated from the coding sequence ATGCTGCACATAGATATCGCCGTTGTCAAAGTTCCCCGCTATGGCGCTTCTGAGAGCGGCGACACCCTCGAAGTAATCGAGCGGCCCGGCGGCGGTCTCTCAGTCGTTCTGGTGGACGGGCAGGGGAGCGGGCGCGGCGCCAAAACGTTGAGCAACCTGATAGCCACGCGCGCGATTTCGCAACTCAAAGATGGCGCGCGCGACGGCATAGTGGCGCGCGCCGTCCACGACTATCTGTACACCTATCGCATGGGACAGGCGTCTGCCACGCTCAACATCCTTTCCATCGACTTCGCCAGCGGCAGTCTGCGCGTCTCGCGCAACAACCCGGCGCCTTTCTTCGTGCTGAGTGCGGAACAGGTGCAGTTGCACAATGAACCGTCGACACCCATCGGATTGTATCCGTCGACCAGGCCGGTGATCACCGAATTGGCGCTCCATTCCGGGTTGCAGATTGTCATGTTCACCGATGGGTTGCTCAAGGCAGGCGAACGGTATGGCGTCGATATGGAGCTTGGCAACTACCTGGCAGGGTGGCGCAGCGAGTCTGATGATCCTGCCACGGCGCTTGCTGAAGCGTTGCTCAACCGTGCGATGGAACTTGATCGGAACGAGCCGACGGATGACATCAGCATTGTGGTTGCCGCTGTGGTAGGACGCACAAGCCCGCACCGCGCCCGTCGCATGACGGTCAGCGTTCCAATTGAGCGGATCATCGAGTGCCACGAGGATGGGGGCAATGGTGTCGGTGATTGA
- a CDS encoding ABC transporter substrate-binding protein, translated as MAKINRRQFLRGVAAGAGALTLAACGGAATTSPTGEPAAPPATAAPPTAMPQGSMGSTVEITYWGSFSGVLGEAEQATVETFNSMQQDVRVNYQFQGNYEETAQKLTAAVQARQTPDVSLLSDVWWFSFYINGQLQPLDDLMAAEGVKREAYVDVLLNEGIRKNTVYWIPFARSTPLFYYNKDAWAEAGLDDRAPKTWEEFMEWAPKLNREGRSAFAHPGAASYIAWLFQGVIWQYGGRYSDPDFTIRIHEENGIRAGNFYRDTTQTYKWATTPKDVTQDFVTGLSASAMLSTGALAGVEKNAQFPVGTGFLPEGPSGFGCCTGGAGMAVLSGLPAEKQQAAMKWIAFATGDEWAVDWSQRTGYMPVRKAAVESERMKQYLAERPNFRTAVEQLPKTRPQDSARVYVRGGDQIIGKGLERITIAGEDPAKVWMDVKAELEETAKPTVELLKTVEG; from the coding sequence ATGGCAAAGATCAACCGACGACAATTCCTGCGTGGTGTTGCAGCAGGCGCCGGTGCGCTGACACTGGCGGCTTGCGGCGGCGCAGCGACTACATCGCCGACCGGTGAGCCTGCTGCCCCACCGGCGACTGCCGCGCCGCCAACCGCGATGCCTCAGGGATCAATGGGATCAACCGTCGAAATCACATACTGGGGATCGTTCAGCGGCGTTCTGGGTGAAGCCGAACAGGCGACCGTCGAGACATTCAACAGCATGCAACAGGATGTCAGGGTCAACTACCAGTTCCAGGGCAATTACGAAGAGACTGCGCAGAAACTGACCGCTGCGGTTCAGGCGCGGCAGACCCCCGACGTCAGCCTGCTCTCGGATGTCTGGTGGTTCTCGTTCTACATCAACGGTCAGTTGCAGCCGCTCGACGACCTGATGGCAGCCGAAGGGGTCAAGCGCGAAGCGTATGTTGATGTGCTGCTCAACGAAGGTATTCGCAAAAATACGGTGTACTGGATTCCGTTCGCGCGCTCGACGCCGCTGTTCTACTACAACAAGGACGCCTGGGCGGAAGCCGGTCTCGACGATCGCGCGCCGAAGACGTGGGAGGAGTTTATGGAGTGGGCGCCGAAACTCAACAGAGAAGGGCGTTCGGCTTTCGCCCACCCTGGCGCCGCCAGCTACATCGCCTGGCTCTTCCAGGGGGTGATCTGGCAATACGGCGGTCGCTACAGCGACCCCGACTTTACCATCCGCATCCACGAAGAAAATGGCATCAGAGCGGGCAACTTCTACCGCGATACGACCCAAACCTACAAGTGGGCGACGACGCCGAAGGATGTAACCCAGGACTTTGTCACCGGGCTGTCAGCCAGCGCGATGCTGAGCACCGGCGCGCTGGCAGGCGTTGAGAAGAACGCGCAGTTCCCGGTTGGCACCGGTTTTCTGCCGGAGGGTCCGTCTGGCTTCGGATGCTGCACCGGTGGCGCAGGCATGGCAGTTCTGTCCGGATTGCCCGCCGAGAAGCAGCAGGCTGCGATGAAATGGATCGCCTTTGCCACCGGTGATGAGTGGGCAGTAGACTGGTCTCAGCGCACAGGGTACATGCCGGTGCGCAAGGCGGCAGTCGAGTCGGAGCGCATGAAGCAATACCTCGCCGAACGACCGAACTTCCGCACCGCCGTCGAGCAACTGCCGAAGACACGTCCGCAAGACTCGGCGCGCGTCTACGTTCGCGGCGGCGACCAGATCATTGGCAAGGGGCTGGAGCGCATCACGATTGCCGGCGAAGACCCGGCGAAGGTCTGGATGGATGTCAAGGCGGAACTTGAAGAGACCGCGAAGCCAACCGTCGAACTGCTGAAGACGGTTGAGGGTTAG
- a CDS encoding carbohydrate ABC transporter permease produces MEQQAGLQQRAAMKRHGRRQRARALQQRLLWRMAGYAAIIVSVLVIGLPIYWMLVASLKTSREIYIVPPTWIPLNPTLDNYPDAWRAAPFARYYINSIIVTLATTLSKMTLAVLTAYALVFLRFPGKNIVFLIVLAALMVPAQITIVPNFLTMGDLGLVNTYWGLILPGAATAFGTFLMRQYFMTLPREVFEAAEIDGAGHMRRLWEIAVPLAMPALVTTGLFAVVNEWNEFLWPLIITSTEDMRTLPIGVARLLDQEGLARWGVVMAGTMFVVLPVVVLFVWAQRYIVEGIAAGAVKG; encoded by the coding sequence ATGGAACAGCAAGCAGGTCTCCAACAACGGGCAGCGATGAAGCGACACGGGCGACGCCAGCGCGCACGCGCCTTGCAGCAGCGCTTGCTGTGGCGCATGGCGGGATACGCAGCGATCATCGTCTCGGTGCTGGTGATCGGACTGCCGATCTACTGGATGCTTGTTGCATCGCTCAAGACCAGCCGCGAGATTTATATCGTGCCGCCGACCTGGATTCCGCTCAATCCCACGCTGGACAACTATCCTGACGCGTGGAGAGCAGCGCCGTTTGCGCGCTACTACATTAATAGCATCATCGTAACTCTGGCGACAACCCTCTCGAAGATGACGCTGGCGGTGCTGACGGCGTATGCGCTCGTATTCCTGCGTTTTCCCGGCAAAAACATCGTCTTCCTGATCGTCCTGGCGGCGCTTATGGTGCCAGCGCAGATCACGATTGTGCCAAACTTTCTGACGATGGGTGATCTTGGACTGGTCAATACCTACTGGGGGCTGATCCTGCCCGGTGCGGCGACGGCGTTCGGAACTTTCCTCATGCGCCAGTACTTTATGACGTTGCCGCGCGAAGTATTCGAGGCAGCCGAGATCGACGGCGCCGGTCACATGCGGCGTCTGTGGGAGATTGCCGTGCCGCTGGCAATGCCCGCGCTGGTGACAACCGGTCTCTTTGCGGTCGTCAATGAGTGGAACGAGTTTCTCTGGCCCCTGATCATCACCAGCACGGAGGATATGCGCACCCTGCCGATTGGTGTGGCGCGCCTGCTCGACCAGGAAGGTTTGGCGCGCTGGGGCGTGGTGATGGCAGGAACCATGTTCGTTGTACTGCCGGTGGTCGTCCTTTTTGTCTGGGCGCAACGCTACATTGTCGAGGGGATTGCTGCCGGAGCGGTGAAAGGGTAG
- a CDS encoding carbohydrate ABC transporter permease, producing the protein MSVFSVPRLRANAREWRESVLFLLLVGPNLLLLAAFTFWPMIYNAYLSTISWNFLSPIRRFVGLRNYETVLSSEIFRVVLINTAVFTVVSVAATMALGLGLALLLNQPLRWREGTRAVLFTPTVLSGAAIAIVWIYIFDPRFGLLAQILGWFGILSPNWLADPNWAMTALLIVYIWKNTGYAVVIYLAGLQTIDRTLYEAARIDGAGPWGQFWHVTLPGLSPIIFFLLVTSILACFQAFDIIRVMTDGGPVNATNMLVYHLYERGFIQSQAGPAGVVAMVMFVLMLILTLLQLRFLERRVHYS; encoded by the coding sequence ATGAGTGTGTTCTCTGTGCCGCGCCTGCGCGCCAATGCGCGCGAGTGGCGTGAAAGCGTATTGTTTCTCCTGTTGGTAGGACCGAACCTGCTGCTGCTCGCAGCATTTACGTTCTGGCCCATGATCTACAACGCCTACCTGAGCACGATCAGTTGGAACTTTCTCAGCCCGATCCGCCGTTTCGTCGGTCTGCGCAACTACGAGACCGTCCTGAGCAGCGAGATTTTTCGTGTCGTGTTAATCAATACCGCAGTGTTTACGGTTGTGTCGGTGGCTGCCACGATGGCGCTCGGTCTGGGGCTGGCATTGCTGTTGAACCAACCGCTGCGCTGGCGCGAAGGCACGCGGGCAGTGCTCTTCACGCCAACCGTTCTTTCGGGTGCGGCGATTGCGATTGTCTGGATCTACATCTTCGATCCGCGTTTCGGGCTGCTGGCGCAGATCCTCGGCTGGTTCGGCATTCTTTCGCCGAACTGGCTTGCCGATCCAAACTGGGCGATGACGGCGCTCCTGATCGTCTATATCTGGAAAAATACCGGCTATGCCGTTGTCATCTATCTGGCAGGATTGCAGACAATTGACCGGACGCTCTACGAAGCAGCCCGGATCGACGGCGCCGGACCGTGGGGGCAATTCTGGCATGTGACGCTTCCCGGTCTGTCGCCGATCATCTTTTTCCTGCTGGTGACGAGTATTCTGGCATGCTTCCAGGCGTTCGACATTATTCGGGTGATGACCGACGGCGGACCGGTGAACGCCACCAATATGCTGGTGTACCACTTGTACGAACGCGGTTTCATCCAGTCGCAGGCTGGACCGGCAGGCGTCGTGGCAATGGTGATGTTTGTCCTGATGTTGATCCTGACCCTCCTGCAATTGCGATTTCTAGAGCGACGGGTGCATTACAGTTGA
- a CDS encoding aspartate aminotransferase family protein, producing MTATPTRSIILRTTIPGPRSRELLERRAAAVPNGLYKAHQIAIESASGALVTDVDGNTFIDFVGGIGVLNAGHCPPSVVAAIQEQAAKLIHFSALVGTYEPYIALCERLNALAPISGPCKTILSNSGAEGVENAIKIARAATGRQAIIAFEGAYHGRTLLTLTLTSKYTFKKTFGPFAPEVYRAPFPAAYRMGVSEEEAVERCWEAFERILVAHVGPEAIAAVIIEPVQGEGGFIPTPREFMRRLRDFCTRNGSILIADEVQCGFGRTGTLFAMEQMAVEPDILVSAKSIAAGMPLAATTGRAAIMDKAHIGGIGGTYGGNPLACVAALEVVRMFDDGELLRRAKQIGAIVRERGAIWLRDIPLVGNVRGLGAMLAIELVKDRATRAPAADEVLEVVQYCAEHGVLTMRAGLYANCIRLLMPLVITDDQLHEGLDVLEEALHVVAQQKGGGHG from the coding sequence ATGACTGCCACGCCAACACGCAGCATCATCCTCCGCACCACGATCCCGGGACCGCGTTCGCGCGAACTGCTTGAACGACGCGCAGCAGCAGTGCCGAACGGTCTCTACAAAGCGCATCAGATCGCCATCGAAAGCGCCTCAGGCGCGCTGGTGACGGATGTCGACGGCAACACGTTCATCGATTTTGTCGGCGGAATCGGCGTGCTGAACGCCGGTCACTGCCCGCCGTCGGTCGTCGCGGCGATTCAGGAGCAAGCAGCGAAACTGATCCACTTTTCGGCGCTCGTCGGGACGTATGAGCCGTATATTGCGCTGTGCGAACGGCTCAATGCACTTGCGCCGATCAGTGGTCCCTGTAAGACGATCCTGTCGAACAGCGGCGCCGAAGGAGTTGAAAACGCTATCAAAATCGCCCGCGCCGCGACCGGTCGCCAGGCGATCATTGCGTTCGAAGGGGCGTACCACGGGCGCACATTGCTGACGCTCACGCTCACCAGCAAGTACACGTTCAAAAAGACCTTCGGACCGTTTGCGCCCGAAGTGTACCGCGCACCGTTTCCCGCTGCTTACCGGATGGGGGTGAGCGAGGAAGAAGCGGTCGAACGTTGCTGGGAAGCATTCGAGCGCATCCTGGTGGCGCACGTAGGTCCAGAAGCGATCGCGGCGGTTATCATCGAGCCGGTGCAGGGCGAAGGCGGATTTATCCCGACGCCACGCGAGTTCATGCGACGCCTGCGCGATTTCTGCACGCGCAACGGAAGCATCCTGATCGCCGATGAGGTGCAGTGTGGCTTCGGGCGCACCGGTACACTGTTTGCCATGGAGCAGATGGCGGTCGAACCGGATATCCTGGTCAGCGCCAAGTCGATTGCCGCCGGGATGCCGCTCGCTGCGACGACCGGGCGCGCAGCGATCATGGACAAAGCGCACATCGGCGGTATTGGCGGCACCTATGGCGGCAACCCGCTGGCATGTGTCGCGGCGCTCGAAGTGGTGAGGATGTTCGACGATGGCGAACTGCTGCGCCGGGCGAAGCAGATCGGCGCAATAGTGCGTGAGCGTGGCGCGATCTGGCTGCGCGACATTCCGCTGGTCGGTAATGTGCGCGGGTTGGGCGCGATGCTGGCGATCGAATTGGTCAAAGACCGCGCCACCCGCGCACCGGCAGCCGATGAGGTGCTGGAGGTGGTGCAGTACTGCGCCGAACATGGAGTGCTCACCATGCGCGCCGGGCTGTACGCCAACTGCATCCGCCTGCTCATGCCGCTGGTTATCACCGACGATCAGTTGCACGAAGGACTCGATGTGCTGGAGGAGGCGCTGCACGTGGTTGCGCAACAGAAAGGAGGAGGGCATGGCTGA
- a CDS encoding Uma2 family endonuclease: MAEVITAPAVIEYPESDGKPVGETDVHRREILHIVETLDRHFRHVPDIYVSGNLMFYYEEGNPSAVVSPDVFVVKGVRKGLRRTYKLWEEGAAPCVVMEMTSRSTRLEDKGNKRALYAMLGVREYFLFDPLGEYLKPPLQGFTLIDGEYTALPFEADGSIISHELGLKLYRDDTMLRLIDLTTGKEVVRTEHLSDALQDALAQAQSAQEQARLAEEQARLAEEQARREAEARRAAEAELERLRVELQRLRGEDV; encoded by the coding sequence ATGGCTGAAGTAATCACGGCGCCCGCTGTTATTGAATACCCTGAAAGCGATGGCAAACCCGTGGGTGAGACCGACGTTCATCGCCGCGAAATCCTGCACATTGTCGAAACGCTGGATCGGCATTTTCGTCACGTGCCGGACATCTATGTGAGCGGCAACCTGATGTTCTACTATGAGGAAGGCAACCCCTCAGCGGTCGTGTCGCCGGATGTGTTCGTGGTCAAGGGAGTTCGTAAAGGCTTGCGCCGCACCTATAAACTGTGGGAGGAGGGTGCTGCTCCATGTGTTGTGATGGAGATGACCTCGCGCTCGACCCGTCTGGAGGACAAAGGCAACAAACGCGCTCTCTATGCAATGCTCGGTGTGCGCGAGTATTTTCTGTTCGATCCGCTGGGTGAGTATCTGAAGCCGCCTTTGCAGGGTTTTACCCTGATCGATGGCGAATATACAGCACTGCCGTTCGAGGCTGATGGCAGCATTATCAGCCATGAATTGGGGCTGAAACTGTATCGTGACGATACCATGCTCCGACTGATCGACCTGACAACCGGGAAGGAAGTCGTGCGCACTGAGCACCTGAGCGATGCCTTGCAGGACGCGCTTGCCCAAGCGCAATCGGCGCAAGAACAGGCGCGGCTCGCCGAAGAACAGGCGCGGCTCGCCGAAGAACAGGCGCGGCGTGAGGCGGAAGCGCGTCGCGCCGCCGAAGCGGAACTCGAACGACTCCGCGTCGAACTGCAACGGTTACGCGGTGAGGACGTATGA
- a CDS encoding GNAT family N-acetyltransferase — MSEIVIVNTRPEHIDQLVQHQRICFPTLADHELMRREHFESQLRLFPEGQHVALDGDRVVGQSSTFRISGAIALAPHTYHWIVAGNFFTNHDPEGEWLYGADMSVHPDYRGRGISRMLYNARKDLVRRLGLRGMVGGGMIPGYVRYRDQMSPLEYAQAVAAGLLTDPTLTPQLRAGFELRGILPNYIEAGELGNDSTLIVWENRG; from the coding sequence ATGAGCGAGATTGTGATCGTCAACACGCGCCCTGAGCATATCGACCAACTGGTGCAGCATCAGCGCATCTGCTTTCCAACGCTCGCCGACCACGAACTGATGCGGCGTGAGCATTTCGAGTCACAGTTGCGCCTTTTCCCCGAAGGGCAGCATGTGGCGCTCGATGGGGATCGAGTCGTCGGGCAGAGCAGTACATTCCGTATCAGCGGCGCCATCGCGCTGGCGCCGCACACCTACCACTGGATCGTCGCCGGGAACTTTTTCACTAACCATGATCCAGAGGGAGAATGGCTCTACGGCGCTGATATGAGCGTGCATCCCGACTATCGGGGGCGCGGCATTTCACGCATGCTCTACAATGCGCGCAAAGACCTGGTGCGACGCCTGGGGTTGCGCGGTATGGTCGGCGGCGGCATGATTCCCGGATATGTGCGCTACCGCGACCAGATGAGTCCGTTGGAGTATGCGCAGGCGGTCGCTGCCGGTCTTCTGACCGACCCGACGCTGACGCCGCAACTGCGCGCAGGCTTCGAACTGCGCGGCATCCTGCCCAATTATATCGAGGCAGGCGAACTGGGCAATGACTCGACACTGATTGTCTGGGAGAACCGGGGGTGA
- the hisS gene encoding histidine--tRNA ligase, which produces MSSRVQNIRGMRDHLPSAMILRQHIINTLTSVFERYGFEPLQTPIVEYAETLDGKIGDDEKLIYRFEDHGGRKVALRYDQTVPLARVVAQYQGQLTFPWRRYAIGQSYRGERPGRGRYRELWQADIDIVGSASPVADAEILAVLTDALTALGFTGFTTLISHRQVLGGIARVSGLDDASAGNVYRAIDKLDKIGIDGVRNELLQSGVTPDAAERILALIDLYGSADDVLNELAQRLHDDERAQQAIDNLRAIIGYARAMGVPEERIAIAPRLARGLSYYTGAVFESIIQEPPMGSLLGGGRYDELIGMFAGRSIPTVGLAFGIERLHDVMEALGMGPESRTIAVALVTLFNPEMAMESLGLAQELRRAGLMIETTLDPSEKLGRQLQYADRRGIPYALVLGPDELARGEVVVKHLRSGEQRSVARSAVAGMLHAAAEAQRTPRIANEQGGIHER; this is translated from the coding sequence ATGTCCAGCCGGGTTCAGAACATTCGAGGCATGCGCGATCACCTGCCATCCGCCATGATCCTGCGGCAGCACATTATTAACACGCTGACTTCCGTTTTTGAGCGTTATGGTTTTGAGCCGTTGCAGACGCCAATTGTCGAATATGCCGAAACGCTCGACGGCAAAATCGGCGATGATGAGAAGTTGATCTATCGTTTCGAGGATCACGGCGGGCGGAAGGTGGCGTTGCGCTACGATCAGACGGTGCCGCTGGCACGGGTTGTCGCGCAGTATCAGGGGCAACTCACGTTTCCATGGCGGCGTTATGCCATTGGTCAGAGTTATCGCGGTGAACGTCCTGGTCGTGGCCGCTACCGCGAGTTGTGGCAGGCTGATATCGATATCGTCGGATCGGCGTCGCCGGTGGCGGACGCCGAGATTCTTGCAGTGTTGACCGATGCGCTGACCGCGCTTGGATTCACCGGTTTTACGACCCTCATCAGCCATCGTCAGGTTCTTGGCGGCATCGCGCGCGTTTCTGGTCTTGATGATGCATCCGCCGGCAATGTCTACCGCGCCATCGACAAACTCGACAAGATTGGCATTGATGGCGTGCGCAACGAATTGTTGCAGAGCGGCGTGACGCCTGACGCCGCTGAGCGCATTCTGGCGCTGATCGATCTGTATGGCAGCGCGGACGATGTGCTGAATGAACTGGCGCAGCGGTTGCACGACGACGAGCGGGCGCAACAGGCAATCGACAATCTGCGCGCGATCATCGGCTATGCGCGCGCTATGGGCGTGCCTGAGGAGCGGATCGCGATCGCACCGCGCCTGGCGCGCGGGTTGTCGTACTACACCGGCGCCGTCTTCGAATCGATCATCCAGGAGCCGCCGATGGGGTCGCTGCTCGGCGGCGGGCGCTACGATGAGTTGATCGGCATGTTCGCCGGGCGCTCGATCCCTACGGTCGGGCTGGCGTTTGGCATCGAACGGTTGCACGATGTGATGGAAGCATTGGGAATGGGACCGGAGTCACGGACTATTGCGGTGGCGCTGGTGACGCTCTTCAACCCTGAGATGGCGATGGAGAGTCTGGGTTTGGCGCAGGAGTTGCGCCGGGCAGGGTTGATGATCGAGACGACGCTCGACCCCTCCGAAAAACTTGGGCGGCAACTCCAGTATGCGGACCGACGCGGCATTCCGTATGCGCTGGTGCTTGGTCCCGATGAACTGGCGCGCGGAGAAGTCGTTGTGAAACATCTGCGCAGTGGTGAGCAACGGAGTGTGGCGCGCAGCGCCGTTGCCGGCATGCTGCACGCGGCTGCGGAAGCGCAGCGCACCCCGCGAATAGCGAATGAGCAGGGAGGCATCCATGAGCGATAG